The DNA region TGGGAAGATTTTCTTTTGGCTAATTAGACCATTTAGTTTTGTATTGACAAATATGAAATTTCTCTCAGTACTGAATGGTCGGAATCGAATGAACCGTGTCTTTCCCATACGAAATCCTATTCTCTGGCTAGTGCTGTTAACATCCCTGCTACTGACTGGTTGTGTTAAGTACGATGTAGGGCTTAATTTTGACAACTCAAATAGTGGCGAACTAGTACAGCATATTAAGTTGGGAGAGCGGCTAACTAGTTTTAGTGGCGATTCTGTATACGAATGGTTGAATAGCATAGAGCGCCGCGCCCGTCAACTAGAGGGGAAAACACAGCGAGTTTCCCAAGAAGAAATCATTGTCACAATTCCTTTTAGTAGTGGTAGGGAATTGCAAGAGAAGTTCAACGAATTTTTTAACTCCCGTGCGAATCAAGCCTCTGAGTCAGTGGGGAGCCAATCTAACTCAGAACTGCCGAAAATTGAATCAAACGTCCTTTTGGAAC from Nostoc commune NIES-4072 includes:
- a CDS encoding DUF3153 domain-containing protein, which gives rise to MISNSSIFGKIFFWLIRPFSFVLTNMKFLSVLNGRNRMNRVFPIRNPILWLVLLTSLLLTGCVKYDVGLNFDNSNSGELVQHIKLGERLTSFSGDSVYEWLNSIERRARQLEGKTQRVSQEEIIVTIPFSSGRELQEKFNEFFNSRANQASESVGSQSNSELPKIESNVLLEQNNFLLLVRNRLIYDLDLRSLSLIASKGNVLANAGSILDLEFSLKTPWGAKNIQLTETAIEPEKNGNRLVWKLQPGELNHIETIFWLPSPLGIGALLIILFIWGGLYLRYNFMPDPRTQFPPKVATAQEQ